A genomic window from Diospyros lotus cultivar Yz01 chromosome 2, ASM1463336v1, whole genome shotgun sequence includes:
- the LOC127794069 gene encoding non-specific lipid transfer protein GPI-anchored 3 gives MDSKSFLPLFLLISSWVSTGFCRSLLDLAGESLTDGSMSCIQKLLPCQPYLHPPPSLSSPPPATCCTPLKEMLSADSNCLCQVFNNVVLLKKFNLTQDDALKLPKACGAAADISLCEKDGVTPSNSPTTPADANPTNTKSTSGNSGSRESGAGRVGANGPVYAIHHHVIMGTMLAILF, from the exons ATGGATTCGAAGTCGTTTCTGCCATTGTTTCTGCTGATCTCTTCGTGGGTTTCGACGGGGTTCTGCCGGAGCCTCTTGGATCTGGCCGGCGAGAGCCTCACCGACGGCTCGATGTCGTGCATCCAGAAGTTGTTGCCTTGCCAACCCTATTTACACCCACCTCCCTCGTTGTCGTCACCGCCGCCGGCCACCTGTTGCACCCCGCTCAAGGAGATGCTCTCCGCCGATTCCAACTGCCTGTGCCAGGTCTTCAACAACGTTGTTCTTCTCAAGAAGTTCAACCTCACTCAGGACGATGCCCTGAAACTTCCAAAAGCTTGTGGCGCCGCCGCCGACATCTCCCTTTGTGAAAAAG aTGGTGTCACACCAAGTAATTCACCCACAACCCCAGCAGATGCAAATCCTACCAACACTA AGTCTACTTCGGGTAACAGCGGAAGCAGAGAGAGTGGAGCTGGTAGGGTAGGCGCCAATGGGCCAGTTTATGCCATTCATCATCATGTGATTATGGGCACAATGTTGGCCATATTGTTCTAA